The window acaTTTACTCTAGCAAATTTCATACCAATAATAGAAGCGaaaatttttaagtgagaaaatatattaGATATTAGCTTAGAAGTAGCTCCATGGAGCTTAGTCTACAAACCTTGTAATTAGTTGTCTTCTTATAGGGTGAGGAGATACTATTTTGTAGAccaactttttcttcaaaaaaaattataaatggaACTTTAACTCGTGGAATTGGAATTGAAGAATTTTTACAATAAAGATGTGATTACGAAGGAAACAACATGTCAAACACTTGAGGATAATAAATTATGGACCAAACCTGCCGATAGCTCTATCAATACTTCATTAATGTCAATgtgaaagaaattcaattccCTCCGACCCCgctcttcccttttcttttttagaaaTTGCAAAGAtctcaatttcaaaattaaacttatgATCATCTGTAagtgataattaatttttcttttttaaaatgattactcagtttttagattttttaattagttcTTCGGTTATGTAGTTTACATGTGAATACTAATACTCAAGTTATAaaacatttgatttattagtAAGTATATGTATTTCTTACTTAAATAATAGACTTAAATTTAAGTTTCTTAACTAAAAATTGTATCCCAaagtcaattaaaaatttttttcaagccTTATGGCATTGCTCAACTTTGACAATGCACGAGTCTAATTTAATTGTAACAGCCTGGATTGACCCAAAATACCTTCTGAGAATTCATCAGTTTACCTTATAATTGAGGGTCGAGGCCATTTCAGaaggttaaattttttttttgaaaagcagaCCAGAAGGTTAAATTGACCATAGCAAAATTTATACTTGTTCATTATCAGGCCTAGTTTTTCTGTTATTAAAGTTCAAATGGCTATTTCGTACAATATTtcaactttccttatcgttgGACTAAGAACAACCCTGTAAAAACTAACAGAAGAGTAACTGAGGAGGGGAAGTTGGTAGGGATGCAAAATACAAATGGACATTGAACAATAGGTGTGATCAATATTCAATGCACGTAATTGTCAAAATTAACAGGGGAACTGtgaccaatttttttttccttgtaatTAATCCTGACCAAGTTGTATGACGAAAATGGAGGAACAATGCTCTTCAATTCAATTTCCTCTTCTCGtgttaaaattcaaatccGAAATGTCAAACCATTGAATGTTATTTTGAGGTTTTCCTATAAAATTCAAACCGATAGATATGTACATACAAAGTACACTTGGCAATGGGGAAAAACAAAGTCACAAGATCGAAAAAAtcacaagaagaagaaattaatgaaagaaaaaaaaaatcttaacaGAATTAATACCTCATTGAAAAGGATAAGTTGAAACTAATTTAACTTTGAGGAATCTCATACTGAGTGAATGCACCACCATTAAGTTATGAAAAAATGACCTGCACTTAGGGATATAATTAAGTTGTTTAATTTACCCCGCAGATAATTCTCGAGTAGCTACTAGAGCCTTGTAAATCTCATAAACCAACCTTTGGTCAAATTCATTGCTAGAATAAACAACAGGAACTTGTCGAGCTTTGGGAATCCGTTTTCCTCCAAACGTATTCTCGGTATTCAAGGAGCCCACGTTCCCAGCCAAACTGATCATCATGTTCACATAAGCATTTTTGAGCTTCGTCAAAAGCTTTACAGGCGAAGCAATCTTCCAACGCAGCTTCG is drawn from Theobroma cacao cultivar B97-61/B2 chromosome 4, Criollo_cocoa_genome_V2, whole genome shotgun sequence and contains these coding sequences:
- the LOC18601987 gene encoding uncharacterized protein LOC18601987 yields the protein MELLQKTFPGTLKRYWRRRQYQRLNGEVVKSRKNVKVTRIGAGSRRFWRVKAIPKLRWKIASPVKLLTKLKNAYVNMMISLAGNVGSLNTENTFGGKRIPKARQVPVVYSSNEFDQRLVYEIYKALVATRELSAG